From Candidatus Binatia bacterium, a single genomic window includes:
- the zwf gene encoding glucose-6-phosphate dehydrogenase, giving the protein MSRVQAGPAPCTVVILGAAGDLTRRKLLPAIYNLALDGLLPERYAVMGFARRDLDDESFRTVAREGVKSYSRRPVDEDRWPEFESNVFYTRGSFDDAGAFLELKRRLEEVEAERGIPANRVFYLSIPPSAIETCVQQLKAAGLAKAPDGSYARVIVEKPVGHDLASAREINDTVAAVFDEEDVFRIDHYLGKETVQSILVLRFSNSIFEPLWNQKYIDHVQITVSEEEGVGTRGGYYEEAGALRDMVQNHILQLLCLTAMEPPWSLDAEVVRDHKMGVLNCLRPLRGAEVNQHVIRAQYGPGTSGGEDVRGYRREDRVAPESTTETYVAIQAYVDNWRWSGVPFYIRTGKQLPKRASEIAIQFKCAPPVLFNANPEQAVDGNVLVLRIQPDEGLTLQIATKQPGPNAIISPVDMDFNYGTAFAGQSPEAYERLLLDVAVGDASLFMRRDAVEASWEWVTGILEGWEASGSRWLPEYAAGSWGPVEADRMIEAAGRRWRTL; this is encoded by the coding sequence ATGAGCCGAGTCCAGGCCGGGCCAGCTCCGTGCACGGTGGTGATTCTTGGCGCGGCTGGTGACCTGACCCGGCGGAAGCTCCTGCCGGCGATCTACAATCTCGCGCTCGACGGCTTGTTGCCGGAGCGCTACGCGGTGATGGGCTTCGCGCGGCGCGACCTCGACGACGAGTCGTTCCGAACCGTCGCGCGCGAAGGAGTGAAGAGCTACTCCCGCCGTCCCGTGGATGAGGACCGGTGGCCGGAGTTCGAGAGCAACGTCTTCTACACGCGCGGATCGTTCGATGACGCCGGTGCGTTCCTCGAGTTGAAGCGCCGTCTCGAGGAGGTCGAAGCGGAACGCGGGATTCCGGCGAACCGGGTCTTCTACCTCTCGATCCCACCGAGTGCGATCGAGACGTGCGTGCAGCAATTGAAGGCCGCGGGGCTCGCGAAGGCGCCGGACGGATCGTACGCCCGCGTCATCGTCGAGAAGCCGGTGGGTCACGATCTCGCAAGTGCCCGCGAAATCAACGACACGGTCGCCGCGGTGTTCGACGAGGAGGACGTCTTTCGAATCGACCACTACCTCGGAAAAGAGACGGTGCAGAGCATCCTGGTGCTCCGCTTCTCGAACTCGATCTTCGAGCCGCTCTGGAACCAGAAGTACATAGACCACGTCCAGATCACGGTGTCGGAAGAAGAAGGTGTGGGGACGCGCGGCGGCTACTACGAGGAGGCGGGCGCGCTGCGGGACATGGTGCAGAACCACATCCTCCAGCTCCTCTGTCTCACGGCGATGGAGCCGCCCTGGTCCCTCGACGCGGAGGTCGTGCGCGACCACAAGATGGGGGTCCTGAACTGCCTGCGACCGCTCCGCGGTGCCGAAGTGAACCAGCATGTGATCCGTGCGCAGTACGGCCCTGGAACGTCCGGTGGCGAGGATGTCCGCGGCTATCGCCGCGAGGATCGAGTTGCCCCGGAATCGACGACCGAGACCTACGTCGCGATTCAGGCCTATGTGGACAACTGGCGCTGGTCGGGCGTGCCCTTCTATATCCGCACGGGCAAACAGCTGCCGAAGCGGGCGAGCGAGATCGCGATCCAGTTCAAGTGTGCGCCCCCGGTGTTGTTTAACGCGAACCCGGAGCAGGCGGTCGACGGGAACGTGCTGGTACTGCGGATTCAGCCCGATGAAGGACTGACGCTTCAGATCGCGACGAAGCAGCCGGGCCCGAACGCGATCATCTCGCCGGTCGACATGGATTTCAACTACGGGACCGCGTTCGCCGGACAGTCCCCCGAAGCGTACGAGCGCTTGTTGCTCGACGTCGCGGTCGGGGACGCGTCGCTCTTCATGCGTCGGGATGCGGTCGAGGCCTCGTGGGAGTGGGTCACCGGAATCCTCGAAGGCTGGGAGGCCTCGGGTTCACGCTGGCTGCCGGAGTACGCGGCCGGCAGTTGGGGGCCGGTGGAGGCGGATCGAATGATTGAGGCGGCGGGACGGCGTTGGCGTACCCTTTAG
- the gnd gene encoding decarboxylating 6-phosphogluconate dehydrogenase, with protein MQLGMIGLGRMGYNIVKRLMRDGHTCVVYDTNPETVKQLEAEGATASTSMKDFVDKLEKPRAAWMMVPAGVTGKVVDEVSQYLEKGDILIDGGNSYYRDDRARSTALAPKGIHYLDCGTSGGVWGLDRGYCLMIGGDTGAVQHLDPIWKTIAPGRGDIEATPGRENGNKTAEEGYLHCGRSGAGHFVKMVHNGVEYGIMAAFAEGFDILENADVDNQEHKVDAETAPRMSKDLDYDIKVADVAEVWRRGSVVGAWLLDLAAAALAEDPHLDKYTGVVADSGEGRWTIQAAIEEAVPCEVLTSALYARFRSRRDHTFAEKVCSAMRMQFGGHVERASGD; from the coding sequence GTGCAGCTCGGAATGATCGGTCTCGGACGGATGGGGTACAACATCGTCAAGCGCTTGATGCGCGATGGGCACACGTGCGTCGTGTACGACACGAACCCGGAAACGGTGAAGCAACTCGAAGCGGAAGGCGCGACTGCGTCGACCTCGATGAAGGACTTTGTGGACAAGCTCGAGAAGCCCCGCGCCGCGTGGATGATGGTGCCGGCGGGCGTGACGGGCAAGGTCGTCGACGAAGTCTCGCAGTACCTCGAAAAGGGCGACATCCTGATCGACGGTGGGAACTCCTACTACCGCGACGATCGCGCTCGCTCCACAGCTCTCGCACCCAAGGGGATTCACTACCTCGACTGCGGCACGAGTGGTGGCGTGTGGGGCCTCGACCGTGGCTACTGTCTCATGATCGGTGGCGACACCGGCGCCGTGCAGCATCTGGATCCGATTTGGAAGACGATTGCTCCGGGCCGGGGTGACATCGAGGCCACGCCCGGTCGTGAGAACGGCAACAAGACCGCCGAGGAGGGGTACCTCCACTGCGGCCGGTCGGGCGCCGGCCACTTCGTGAAGATGGTCCACAACGGTGTCGAGTACGGCATCATGGCTGCGTTCGCCGAGGGCTTCGACATCCTGGAGAACGCCGACGTCGACAACCAGGAGCACAAAGTCGACGCCGAAACGGCGCCGCGGATGAGCAAGGATCTCGACTACGACATCAAGGTCGCCGATGTGGCCGAGGTCTGGCGCCGAGGGAGCGTCGTGGGGGCGTGGCTTCTTGATCTCGCCGCGGCCGCTCTGGCGGAGGATCCGCATCTGGACAAGTACACTGGGGTCGTGGCGGACTCCGGCGAGGGCCGCTGGACGATTCAGGCGGCGATCGAGGAGGCCGTGCCCTGCGAGGTCCTGACATCGGCGCTTTACGCGCGTTTCCGGTCGCGGCGCGATCACACCTTCGCGGAGAAGGTCTGCTCGGCCATGCGGATGCAGTTCGGCGGGCACGTCGAGCGGGCTTCGGGAGATTGA
- the rpiA gene encoding ribose-5-phosphate isomerase RpiA, whose translation MSGEADALVGVALRALEYVHEDTVVGLGTGRAATAFVRALGARVADGMKVRGVPTSDSTEALARELGIGLLTLEEAGRIDTTFDGADEVSPALDLIKGYGGALVREKIVAASSKRLIILVGDEKIVARVGGRGKLPVEVVPFGRTLCERELVALGCTPNLRVDGGKPYITDNHNFILDCVVEPIDDPVGLERRILAIPGVLGTGLFVGMADVVLVQEGDQVRAMERA comes from the coding sequence ATGAGTGGCGAGGCGGACGCCCTGGTCGGTGTCGCTCTGCGCGCCCTGGAGTACGTGCATGAAGACACCGTCGTCGGGCTCGGTACCGGGCGCGCTGCTACCGCCTTCGTGCGAGCCCTCGGCGCTCGCGTGGCGGACGGAATGAAGGTGCGCGGCGTCCCCACCTCGGACTCGACCGAAGCACTGGCCCGCGAGCTCGGGATCGGGCTGCTGACCCTCGAAGAGGCCGGTCGAATCGACACCACGTTCGACGGCGCCGACGAGGTCTCTCCGGCTCTGGACCTGATCAAAGGGTACGGCGGCGCGCTGGTGCGTGAGAAGATCGTCGCCGCCTCCTCGAAGCGGCTGATCATCCTCGTGGGCGACGAGAAGATCGTGGCTCGCGTCGGTGGCCGCGGAAAGCTACCGGTCGAGGTCGTGCCGTTCGGACGCACACTGTGCGAGCGCGAACTGGTGGCGCTCGGCTGCACGCCCAATTTGCGTGTCGACGGCGGCAAACCGTACATCACGGACAACCATAACTTCATCCTCGACTGTGTAGTCGAGCCGATCGACGACCCCGTCGGTCTGGAACGTAGAATTCTGGCCATCCCGGGAGTGCTCGGGACGGGTCTCTTCGTCGGAATGGCCGACGTAGTCTTGGTTCAGGAAGGCGACCAGGTGCGCGCGATGGAGCGCGCCTGA
- the tal gene encoding transaldolase, with protein MSNPLIDVQKYGQSIWYDNIRRGMITSGDLQRMIDDDGLLGITSNPAIFEKAIADSNDYDPAIRAHVLQGVDSAMDIYERVAIEDIQLAADMLRLVFDRTGRRDGYVSFEVSPYLAADTAKTVEYARRVHKLLGRENVLIKVPGTPEGMPAIATLIGEGISVNVTLLFSVDAYVACAEAYMEGLETWVGKGNDPSLLASVASFFISRIDSLVDDKLAEAAAANPGRKAEIEGLLGKVAVANGLVAYDRYHQLIGSDRWQALAAKGASTQRVLWASTSTKNKAYPKTKYVDELVGQDTVNTIPTDTFNEYRESGKPTPALQDGWDAKLAAAKATMATLADVGVSMDACTDQLLEEGVTKFSQAFDTLLKAIEKKRSVLNAA; from the coding sequence ATGAGTAATCCGCTGATCGACGTTCAAAAGTACGGGCAGAGCATCTGGTACGACAACATCCGCCGCGGGATGATAACCTCGGGAGACCTGCAAAGGATGATCGACGATGACGGCCTGCTCGGCATCACGTCGAATCCCGCGATCTTCGAGAAAGCGATCGCGGACAGCAACGACTACGACCCCGCGATTCGCGCCCACGTTCTGCAGGGTGTCGATTCCGCGATGGACATCTACGAACGCGTCGCCATCGAGGACATCCAACTCGCGGCCGACATGCTTCGGCTGGTGTTCGACAGGACCGGGCGTCGCGACGGCTACGTGAGCTTCGAGGTCTCTCCGTACCTCGCCGCGGACACGGCGAAGACGGTGGAGTATGCGCGTCGAGTCCACAAATTGCTCGGTCGCGAGAACGTCCTGATCAAGGTGCCGGGAACCCCGGAGGGAATGCCTGCCATCGCCACGTTGATCGGCGAGGGCATCAGTGTGAACGTCACGCTTCTCTTCTCGGTGGATGCTTACGTGGCGTGCGCGGAGGCGTACATGGAAGGCCTCGAGACCTGGGTGGGCAAGGGCAACGATCCTTCGCTGCTCGCGAGCGTCGCGAGTTTCTTCATCAGCCGCATCGACAGCCTCGTGGACGACAAGCTCGCCGAAGCCGCCGCCGCAAACCCGGGTCGCAAGGCCGAGATCGAGGGGCTTCTTGGAAAGGTCGCCGTTGCCAACGGCTTGGTCGCGTATGACCGCTATCACCAGCTGATCGGGAGCGATCGCTGGCAGGCGCTTGCGGCGAAGGGGGCGTCTACGCAGCGTGTCCTCTGGGCGAGCACGAGCACCAAGAACAAGGCCTACCCCAAGACGAAATACGTTGATGAGCTGGTCGGGCAGGACACCGTCAATACGATCCCGACGGACACCTTCAACGAGTACCGCGAGAGTGGAAAGCCGACGCCCGCGTTGCAGGATGGCTGGGACGCGAAGCTCGCGGCCGCGAAGGCGACCATGGCGACGTTGGCCGATGTCGGTGTTTCGATGGATGCCTGTACGGACCAGCTGCTCGAGGAGGGAGTAACGAAGTTCTCGCAAGCCTTCGACACACTCCTCAAGGCGATTGAGAAGAAGCGCAGCGTTCTGAACGCAGCGTGA
- a CDS encoding DUF167 domain-containing protein — translation MSSRFDDLWLEPGGGGQRIRVRVSPGARKEGVLGLYGDVLKVAVRAPPEKGRANKALVEVLAQALGVARSSLAVVAGETSRDKTLVVSGLEAATIRARLAAGSA, via the coding sequence GTGAGCTCTCGATTCGACGATCTATGGTTGGAACCCGGCGGTGGCGGTCAGCGGATTCGCGTCCGCGTATCGCCGGGGGCGCGCAAGGAAGGCGTCCTCGGTCTGTACGGCGACGTTCTCAAGGTGGCGGTTCGCGCGCCACCCGAGAAAGGGCGCGCCAACAAGGCCCTGGTCGAGGTGCTCGCGCAGGCACTCGGGGTCGCGCGCAGCTCGCTCGCGGTCGTTGCCGGTGAGACCAGTCGCGACAAGACGCTCGTCGTGAGCGGGCTCGAGGCGGCAACGATTCGCGCGCGCCTCGCTGCGGGATCTGCTTGA